In the genome of Blastopirellula marina, one region contains:
- a CDS encoding ABC transporter permease has product MSTASIAEVGAPPAAPSLSSRLIRVPGIWIGGFLIFLFVFSAIFADVISPYGPDVRDGQNQPPSSEHWLGTDSNEKDVLTRVLHGSRLSLIASITSISCAVVVGVGLGMLAGYYGGRVDMFVMRLIDIWLSFPSLLIAFLVIAALHPGWPAVIIAVALINVPVFARQIRAEMLSLKHTAYAEAAIAAGATPLYMVIFVFLPAVTGTIWVLATLGLGHAILEVAGLSFLGIAGDPSHAEWGAMLVEAKEYLHVTIWPAIAPGIAISMTILGFNLFGDGLREALSRRSRGN; this is encoded by the coding sequence TTGAGCACTGCATCCATCGCTGAAGTTGGTGCCCCACCCGCGGCGCCATCGCTTTCTTCCCGTCTGATCCGGGTCCCCGGTATCTGGATCGGAGGCTTTTTGATTTTTCTGTTCGTCTTTTCAGCCATATTCGCGGATGTCATTTCGCCTTATGGGCCGGATGTTCGTGACGGGCAGAATCAACCACCTAGTAGCGAGCATTGGCTGGGAACCGACTCCAACGAAAAGGATGTGCTCACACGGGTCCTACATGGCTCGCGACTCTCGTTGATCGCCAGTATCACGTCGATTTCGTGTGCCGTTGTGGTCGGAGTGGGCCTGGGCATGTTGGCGGGCTATTATGGTGGCCGTGTCGATATGTTTGTCATGCGGTTGATCGACATCTGGCTCTCCTTTCCCAGCTTACTGATCGCATTCCTGGTGATCGCGGCTCTTCACCCAGGCTGGCCCGCGGTGATTATCGCGGTGGCGCTGATTAATGTACCGGTATTCGCACGACAGATACGTGCTGAGATGCTTTCACTCAAGCACACCGCCTATGCGGAGGCAGCGATCGCCGCCGGAGCGACACCACTCTACATGGTAATATTCGTCTTTTTGCCAGCAGTGACTGGGACAATTTGGGTGTTGGCCACGCTTGGCTTGGGGCACGCAATTCTGGAAGTTGCGGGACTATCCTTCTTGGGAATCGCTGGCGATCCTTCCCATGCCGAGTGGGGTGCAATGCTGGTCGAAGCGAAAGAATACTTGCACGTCACCATCTGGCCCGCAATTGCTCCGGGGATCGCGATTTCAATGACGATCCTCGGATTCAACTTGTTCGGTGACGGCCTACGAGAGGCTTTGAGCCGACGTTCCCGCGGAAACTAG
- a CDS encoding cupin domain-containing protein, translating into MNTVTRRLFWISLVVLGTVSMVSAHDEGEGDLKVTTLAKSSDAWDDKPLPHYPTGQPEITVLKIIIPEGKKTPLHFHSVINAAVLQKGEVDVHMPDGEMKKLKAGDAFIEVVDKAHWGVNVGKGDAEFLVFYAGEKGEQITQILHGDEQPPINDAREKP; encoded by the coding sequence ATGAACACCGTGACCCGTCGCCTATTCTGGATCTCTTTGGTCGTGCTTGGCACCGTCAGCATGGTCAGTGCGCATGACGAGGGAGAGGGGGATCTCAAGGTAACGACGCTTGCCAAGTCGAGCGATGCTTGGGACGACAAACCGTTGCCACACTATCCGACCGGCCAGCCTGAAATTACCGTGTTGAAGATCATCATTCCGGAAGGTAAGAAAACGCCACTCCACTTTCACAGCGTGATCAACGCAGCTGTCCTGCAAAAGGGGGAGGTGGATGTTCACATGCCCGATGGTGAAATGAAGAAGCTTAAAGCGGGGGACGCGTTTATTGAGGTCGTCGACAAAGCCCACTGGGGCGTAAACGTTGGGAAGGGAGATGCTGAGTTCTTAGTGTTCTATGCCGGGGAAAAGGGAGAGCAAATTACCCAAATTCTGCATGGCGACGAGCAGCCACCTATCAACGACGCCCGCGAAAAGCCGTAA
- a CDS encoding NAD(P)/FAD-dependent oxidoreductase codes for MSTHTLVIGGGVVGTAAAYFLAKAGHEVTIVDQGRHGGACSHANCGYISPSHVPPIPMPGLIGPTMKSMMSSESPFYIRPRLSPALWSFLLRFWWNCNETQMKAAARGKHALLDSSRRLYETLIETEYLECNWEKRGLLFVFREKKHFDEFAPINDWLAKDFDLPAVPHCDGGLQKLEPALKDDVFGAWHYENDAHLRPDRLLSSWRTVLDRLGVKILEQHKVTGLVGEGNKLRAIQTDQGEIAADRYVLATGSWSPFFNRELGCTLRIQPGKGYSITMARPEICPKIPMLLEESRVGVTPFNDGYRLGSTMEFGGYDATVNRKRLALLKKGAKQYLKDPFTEETYEEWYGWRPMTPDDLPYIDFAPKYGNVIISAGHGMLGLSMGAATGKLAWELLDNLQPHVDPKPYRLR; via the coding sequence TTGAGTACCCACACCCTTGTGATTGGCGGCGGAGTCGTCGGGACCGCGGCGGCTTACTTCCTCGCCAAAGCTGGACACGAAGTCACCATCGTCGATCAAGGACGTCACGGCGGCGCCTGCTCGCATGCGAACTGCGGCTATATTTCCCCCAGTCACGTCCCGCCAATTCCGATGCCAGGGCTCATTGGTCCGACGATGAAGTCGATGATGAGCAGCGAATCGCCGTTCTATATCCGGCCACGCTTATCACCTGCGTTATGGAGTTTCTTACTGCGGTTCTGGTGGAACTGTAACGAAACTCAAATGAAAGCCGCGGCCCGCGGCAAGCACGCCTTGCTCGACTCCTCGCGACGTTTGTACGAAACATTGATCGAAACGGAGTACTTAGAATGCAATTGGGAGAAACGCGGCCTCCTGTTTGTGTTCCGCGAGAAGAAACACTTCGACGAGTTCGCCCCTATTAACGATTGGTTAGCCAAGGACTTTGATTTGCCTGCTGTGCCGCACTGCGATGGCGGCTTGCAGAAGTTAGAACCCGCTCTCAAAGATGACGTGTTTGGGGCGTGGCATTATGAGAACGACGCCCACCTCCGCCCTGATCGCCTATTAAGCTCGTGGCGAACGGTCCTCGACCGACTTGGTGTGAAGATCCTTGAACAGCACAAAGTAACCGGACTCGTGGGCGAGGGGAACAAATTGCGTGCGATTCAAACCGATCAAGGTGAAATCGCAGCCGATCGATACGTCTTGGCAACGGGCTCGTGGAGTCCTTTCTTCAATCGCGAGTTGGGTTGCACGCTTCGCATTCAGCCCGGCAAAGGCTACTCGATCACGATGGCCCGTCCCGAGATCTGTCCGAAGATTCCGATGCTACTCGAAGAAAGCCGTGTCGGCGTTACTCCATTTAACGATGGTTATCGCCTCGGTTCGACGATGGAATTTGGAGGTTACGATGCGACGGTCAACCGAAAGCGTTTGGCCTTGCTGAAGAAAGGCGCCAAACAGTACCTAAAAGATCCATTCACCGAAGAGACATACGAAGAATGGTACGGTTGGCGTCCGATGACACCGGACGATCTGCCGTACATCGACTTTGCACCGAAATATGGCAACGTGATTATCTCCGCAGGTCATGGCATGTTGGGACTTTCGATGGGGGCAGCGACCGGCAAGCTGGCCTGGGAATTACTCGACAATTTGCAGCCGCACGTCGATCCCAAACCGTATCGCCTGCGATAA
- a CDS encoding aldose 1-epimerase, translating into MALEVIEIRDEETGSSAKIAPTFGFNCFEFIAKIDGQSVDVLWSAPDFADGTARPSSSGIPLLFPFPGRIKGTRLSWEDRQFEIPEGDGRGNAIHGFVMNRAWRIVEQTDSKVTAQFQAAKDDATLLEQWPTDFKVTATYEISGATLTGTYLIENPSEKPLPFGFGTHPYFKVPIGGDSADACEIVVPYTFAWEFKDQMASGNQFNRDTDPFQPVLFKDTQFDNGFGGLECEDGLCTTSIHDPGSGRTIEQQFDDQFDSVVLYNPGHRQAFCIEPYTCIPDAFQLRRQGYNGGLRVLASGDKFETSIRIRVK; encoded by the coding sequence ATGGCTCTGGAAGTCATCGAAATTCGTGACGAAGAAACGGGTTCGTCCGCGAAGATTGCCCCCACGTTCGGATTTAATTGCTTCGAGTTCATCGCGAAGATTGACGGTCAGTCAGTCGACGTGTTGTGGTCGGCTCCTGATTTCGCCGACGGAACTGCTCGTCCCTCAAGCAGCGGGATCCCCCTGCTCTTCCCCTTCCCAGGACGAATCAAAGGGACCCGGCTAAGCTGGGAAGATCGCCAATTTGAAATCCCCGAAGGAGATGGTCGAGGGAACGCCATTCATGGTTTCGTGATGAACCGCGCCTGGCGCATCGTGGAACAAACGGACTCGAAAGTGACGGCCCAGTTTCAGGCCGCCAAAGATGATGCAACGCTTTTAGAACAGTGGCCAACTGACTTTAAAGTTACGGCTACCTACGAAATCTCCGGGGCGACGCTAACCGGAACGTATCTCATTGAAAACCCTTCGGAAAAGCCATTGCCGTTTGGTTTTGGTACGCACCCATACTTCAAAGTGCCAATCGGTGGTGACTCGGCCGACGCTTGCGAGATTGTCGTACCGTATACCTTCGCCTGGGAATTCAAGGATCAGATGGCCAGCGGCAACCAATTCAACCGCGACACCGATCCTTTTCAACCGGTGTTGTTCAAGGACACCCAGTTCGATAACGGATTCGGTGGTTTAGAATGTGAAGACGGTCTCTGCACGACCTCCATTCACGATCCTGGCTCTGGACGAACGATCGAACAGCAGTTCGACGACCAGTTTGATTCGGTCGTTCTGTACAACCCAGGCCATCGCCAAGCCTTCTGCATCGAGCCATACACGTGCATCCCAGATGCCTTCCAGCTTCGCCGGCAGGGTTATAATGGTGGCTTGCGGGTATTGGCCAGTGGCGACAAGTTCGAGACTTCCATCCGTATTCGCGTGAAGTAA
- a CDS encoding proline racemase family protein has product MPLPTDRIELSVIDSHTGGEPTRTIIGGAPSLSGETIAEQIAELSEEHDWVRTALTHEPRGYEAMVGALLLQPENSEAVARVVFFNNVGYLGMCGHGTIGVAATLAYLGNISPGDHLLETIAGDVVFTLHEDNRVSFANVPSYRYRETVAIQTPNFGELTGDIAFGGNWFYLCNDHGLEISMDNLEQLRLCSREIRQTLDSEGIGGADGGVIDHIELVGPPNREDADAVNYVYCPGGEYDRSPCGTGTSAKLACLAASGKLAPGDTWRQASVTGSMFEGTYQSSGDKIIPRIMGEAFVTAETKVVIDPIDPLTFGFRHNLGES; this is encoded by the coding sequence ATGCCTTTGCCGACTGATCGAATTGAGTTGAGCGTGATCGACTCCCATACGGGGGGTGAACCGACCCGCACTATCATTGGCGGGGCACCTTCGTTGTCGGGCGAAACCATCGCTGAGCAGATCGCCGAATTGTCGGAAGAGCACGATTGGGTTCGCACCGCTCTCACGCATGAACCGCGCGGTTACGAAGCGATGGTCGGGGCTCTGCTTCTCCAACCAGAAAACTCCGAAGCGGTTGCCAGGGTCGTCTTCTTCAACAACGTTGGCTATCTCGGGATGTGTGGGCACGGCACGATTGGAGTCGCCGCGACGTTGGCTTACCTTGGGAACATCTCTCCCGGTGATCACCTTCTAGAAACGATCGCCGGCGATGTCGTTTTCACGCTTCACGAAGACAATCGAGTTTCGTTCGCTAACGTTCCCAGCTACCGTTACCGCGAAACGGTGGCGATTCAAACACCCAACTTCGGCGAGTTGACCGGTGACATCGCTTTCGGTGGCAACTGGTTCTATTTGTGCAACGATCACGGGCTCGAAATCTCGATGGACAATCTCGAGCAACTGCGGTTGTGTAGTCGGGAAATCCGTCAGACACTCGACTCGGAAGGGATTGGCGGAGCGGATGGAGGTGTCATCGACCACATTGAATTGGTCGGTCCTCCGAACCGCGAAGATGCTGACGCGGTGAATTACGTATACTGCCCAGGTGGCGAGTATGATCGATCCCCCTGCGGTACCGGCACCAGTGCCAAACTGGCCTGCCTGGCTGCGTCCGGCAAACTGGCTCCCGGCGATACTTGGCGTCAAGCCTCGGTCACTGGAAGCATGTTCGAAGGAACTTACCAATCGAGCGGTGATAAGATCATCCCCCGCATCATGGGCGAGGCCTTCGTAACGGCGGAGACGAAGGTGGTGATCGATCCAATCGACCCCCTAACTTTCGGCTTTCGACACAACTTGGGCGAAAGCTAA
- a CDS encoding sulfatase, giving the protein MRTLLSALALLTVVLVPLTAEADQRKPNFVFFLVDDLGWTDIGVYGSSFYETPNVDQLAKTGLRFTNAYAACQVCSPTRASIMTGRYPTRTGITDYIGAPQPERWNRKTKMLPANYEMQLALDEVTIAEVLKANGYATFFAGKWHLGSEKYFPENQGFDVNQGGIDRGGPYGGKKYFSPYGNPRLEDGPDGEHLPDRLATETVKFMTEHKDEPFLAYLSFYSVHTPLMSREDLKQKYLEKKKTLKHGEIWGQEGERKVRLVQEHAVYAGMVEAMDQAVGKVLTAVDDLGLEKDTVVIFMSDNGGLSTSEGHPTSNLPLRGGKGWIYEGGIREPMIVRWPGVTKADTVTDQYISSVDFFPTMLEIAGIAAPQNVTIDGMSFAPVLEGQSIERGPIFWHYPHYGNQGGSPSAAVRDGDWKLAEFYEDGHLELYNLRDDIGETQNLAEQHPELVKKLHAKLEAWRQETKAKLPTHRETAAK; this is encoded by the coding sequence ATGCGCACGCTTCTCTCTGCACTCGCGTTGTTGACCGTTGTCCTTGTCCCGCTCACTGCGGAAGCGGACCAGCGAAAGCCTAATTTTGTCTTCTTCCTTGTCGATGATCTCGGCTGGACCGACATTGGCGTCTATGGCAGTTCGTTCTACGAAACTCCCAACGTTGACCAGCTAGCGAAGACTGGCCTGCGATTTACCAACGCGTACGCGGCCTGCCAGGTTTGCTCACCCACGCGAGCCAGTATCATGACCGGCCGTTATCCTACGAGAACCGGCATCACCGACTACATCGGCGCGCCGCAGCCAGAACGCTGGAATCGCAAGACAAAAATGTTGCCAGCCAACTACGAGATGCAACTTGCTTTGGATGAAGTCACGATTGCCGAAGTCTTAAAGGCAAATGGCTATGCAACGTTCTTTGCCGGCAAATGGCATTTGGGAAGCGAGAAGTACTTTCCAGAAAACCAAGGCTTCGATGTCAATCAAGGTGGCATCGACCGCGGTGGTCCGTATGGCGGAAAGAAGTACTTTTCACCGTATGGAAATCCTCGCTTAGAAGACGGACCTGACGGCGAACACCTCCCCGATCGCCTGGCGACCGAAACGGTGAAGTTCATGACCGAACATAAGGACGAGCCGTTTCTGGCATACCTCTCCTTTTACTCCGTCCATACGCCGTTGATGTCCCGGGAGGATCTAAAGCAGAAATACCTCGAAAAGAAGAAGACCTTAAAGCATGGCGAAATCTGGGGGCAGGAAGGGGAACGTAAAGTTCGCCTCGTCCAAGAGCACGCCGTATATGCCGGCATGGTCGAAGCCATGGATCAAGCCGTGGGCAAGGTCCTTACGGCCGTTGATGATCTTGGACTCGAGAAAGATACCGTGGTCATCTTTATGTCCGATAACGGTGGACTCTCGACCTCTGAAGGACATCCGACCAGCAATTTGCCCCTACGGGGCGGCAAGGGTTGGATTTACGAAGGGGGCATCCGCGAACCGATGATCGTCCGCTGGCCAGGCGTAACGAAGGCAGACACCGTTACCGATCAGTACATCAGCAGTGTCGACTTCTTTCCCACGATGCTCGAGATCGCTGGTATTGCTGCCCCCCAAAATGTGACCATCGACGGAATGAGCTTCGCGCCCGTACTTGAAGGGCAATCAATCGAGCGTGGGCCAATCTTCTGGCACTATCCACATTACGGCAATCAAGGAGGCTCGCCGTCGGCGGCAGTTCGTGACGGCGACTGGAAACTGGCCGAGTTCTACGAAGATGGTCACCTGGAGTTGTACAACCTTCGTGACGATATCGGTGAGACGCAGAACCTTGCTGAGCAGCATCCAGAACTCGTTAAGAAACTGCACGCCAAGCTCGAAGCGTGGAGACAGGAAACCAAAGCCAAGCTGCCGACCCATCGCGAAACGGCAGCCAAGTAA
- the mutS gene encoding DNA mismatch repair protein MutS, producing the protein MTPMMQQYHEAKNACGDAILLFRMGDFYELFNDDAVTASKILGMTLTSRDKGENATPMAGFPHHQLDSYLAKLIQQGYRVGICDQVEDPKQAKGIVKREITRILSPGTLTDDSLLSPKESNYLAAVLVEGEQAGISWIELSTGRFLAGVFESARLSDELARIAPSECLLSEGTNVLPKHTNGQFLHTQRPAWAFGGKAVDEKLTKHFEVKSLDGFGFEETDRLAVRAAGAILDYLKETQRGSLEHVQSLIPYRQTNTVEIDESTRRSLELTRTIRDQRRDGTLISVLDRCRTPMGSRLMAEWLASPLADVGQIQQRHDAVEELKNDLPLSDALGEGLAGVYDLQRLLTRVTTGRASPRDLSFVGRTLSKLPRIKAKVTSRKSKLLCEIESQIDLCPEVHDKLMAALIEDCPLTTADGGYIQDGYHAKLDELRGLAAGGKQWIANYQAEESKKSGIANMKVGFNKVFGYYIEITNTHRDKVPTYFHRKQTLKNAERYITPELKEYEEKVLSADEKAKSLEYDLFSELRDLVQDAADRLRKTAVALAQLDALVSLGNLARDRNYCRPKMDDGAELAIVDGRHPVLDVTEEAGTFIPNDTMLGGEVEDFVAIITGPNMAGKSTYIRQVGLIAIMAQIGSFVPAREATIGVVDRVFARVGASDELSRGQSTFMVEMTETARILNTATSKSLVILDEIGRGTSTYDGVSLAWSIVEYIHDRIGCRTLFATHYHELADLSQSLDHVMNLNVAVKEWDDKIIFLHKIVAGAADKSYGIYVARLAGIPNDVNERAKQILAQLEQEHLDLEGQSKIRPKRDRHPKSDLQLTLFGPSEHPVVEEIRQADLSGMTPLDAFQKLIQWQTDLKKKPKE; encoded by the coding sequence ATGACCCCGATGATGCAGCAGTACCACGAAGCAAAGAATGCTTGTGGCGACGCGATTCTGCTGTTTCGCATGGGTGACTTCTACGAGTTGTTCAACGACGATGCGGTCACCGCGTCCAAGATTCTCGGGATGACGCTAACCAGCCGTGACAAAGGGGAGAATGCCACCCCAATGGCAGGCTTCCCGCATCACCAGCTTGACTCCTACCTCGCAAAATTGATCCAGCAGGGTTACCGGGTCGGCATCTGCGATCAGGTCGAAGATCCCAAACAGGCCAAGGGAATCGTCAAACGTGAGATCACCCGCATTCTTTCGCCCGGCACGTTGACAGATGACTCGTTGCTAAGTCCTAAGGAAAGCAATTACCTGGCGGCCGTACTGGTCGAAGGAGAGCAAGCCGGAATCAGTTGGATCGAACTTTCCACCGGTCGATTCCTGGCAGGCGTTTTTGAGTCGGCCCGTCTGTCGGACGAACTCGCGCGGATTGCTCCGTCGGAGTGCCTTCTTTCGGAGGGGACAAACGTTTTACCGAAGCATACTAATGGCCAGTTTCTCCATACGCAGCGCCCGGCCTGGGCCTTTGGAGGGAAAGCGGTCGACGAGAAGCTGACGAAGCACTTTGAGGTTAAAAGTCTCGATGGTTTTGGCTTTGAGGAAACCGATCGACTGGCCGTCCGAGCCGCAGGAGCCATTCTCGATTACTTAAAAGAAACGCAGCGTGGTTCGCTGGAACATGTTCAATCGCTGATTCCTTATCGTCAGACCAACACCGTGGAAATCGATGAATCGACGCGGCGTTCGCTCGAGTTGACACGCACTATTCGCGATCAACGACGCGATGGGACACTAATCTCGGTGCTCGATCGTTGTCGTACGCCGATGGGGAGCCGTCTCATGGCGGAGTGGCTCGCGAGTCCTTTGGCAGACGTTGGCCAAATTCAGCAGCGGCATGATGCGGTTGAAGAACTTAAGAACGATCTGCCACTCTCCGACGCACTCGGGGAAGGTTTGGCCGGTGTCTACGATTTGCAGCGTCTGTTGACCCGCGTGACAACCGGACGTGCGAGCCCGCGCGATTTGAGCTTCGTTGGTCGAACCCTCTCGAAGCTGCCGCGGATTAAGGCGAAGGTAACTTCACGAAAAAGTAAACTTCTGTGTGAGATCGAAAGCCAAATCGATCTTTGTCCAGAAGTTCACGACAAGCTGATGGCCGCGTTAATCGAAGACTGCCCGCTGACCACGGCTGACGGTGGTTACATTCAAGATGGCTATCATGCCAAGCTTGACGAACTGCGTGGCTTGGCGGCAGGCGGAAAGCAGTGGATTGCTAACTATCAGGCCGAAGAGAGCAAGAAGTCAGGCATCGCCAACATGAAGGTTGGTTTCAACAAGGTGTTTGGCTATTACATCGAAATCACCAATACGCACCGCGATAAGGTGCCGACTTATTTCCATCGTAAGCAAACGCTGAAGAACGCCGAACGATACATCACGCCGGAGCTGAAAGAATACGAAGAGAAGGTGCTCAGCGCTGACGAAAAGGCGAAGTCGCTCGAGTACGACTTGTTTTCCGAACTGCGTGATTTAGTGCAGGATGCTGCCGATCGCCTACGCAAAACGGCCGTCGCGTTAGCGCAGCTCGATGCATTGGTCTCGCTTGGTAACCTGGCTCGCGATCGCAATTATTGCCGACCGAAGATGGACGACGGAGCTGAACTGGCCATCGTCGATGGTCGACACCCGGTGCTCGACGTGACCGAGGAAGCAGGGACGTTTATTCCGAACGACACCATGCTTGGCGGCGAGGTAGAAGACTTTGTCGCAATCATCACCGGCCCAAACATGGCAGGTAAAAGTACGTACATTCGTCAGGTCGGGCTGATTGCGATCATGGCCCAGATCGGCAGCTTCGTACCGGCCCGCGAGGCGACGATTGGCGTGGTCGATCGCGTGTTTGCCCGCGTTGGCGCGAGCGATGAACTATCGCGTGGGCAAAGTACGTTTATGGTCGAGATGACCGAGACGGCGCGGATTCTCAACACGGCGACCTCGAAAAGCCTGGTGATCCTCGATGAAATCGGTCGTGGAACGAGCACGTACGACGGGGTTTCCTTGGCTTGGTCGATTGTGGAATACATCCACGACCGGATCGGCTGTCGGACGTTGTTCGCAACGCATTACCATGAACTGGCGGATCTTTCCCAGTCGCTTGATCATGTCATGAACTTGAACGTCGCCGTCAAAGAATGGGACGATAAGATCATCTTCTTACACAAGATCGTCGCAGGGGCCGCTGACAAGAGCTACGGGATTTATGTTGCCCGCTTAGCCGGTATTCCCAACGATGTGAATGAACGAGCCAAGCAGATTTTGGCGCAGCTGGAACAGGAACATCTCGATCTGGAGGGGCAATCGAAGATTCGACCAAAACGAGATCGCCACCCTAAGTCCGATCTTCAGCTCACGCTGTTCGGGCCGAGCGAACACCCAGTGGTGGAAGAGATTCGCCAGGCCGACCTCAGCGGCATGACGCCACTGGACGCGTTTCAAAAGCTGATCCAGTGGCAGACTGACCTCAAAAAGAAACCGAAGGAATAG